The Verrucomicrobium spinosum DSM 4136 = JCM 18804 DNA segment CATCCCGGCCGTGGCCGTGCCCCTGCTCCAGGACGACTGCATCGACACCACCGTGGACATTGACTGGGTGTGGGACTACATCCACCTCACCAGTGAGGACAAGACCCGCCGCCTGAACCTCAACAAGCTGCACGAGGATGTGCGCGAGTGGTTCACCCGCGAGAGCCTCGATGCCCTCCTCGGCAAACCGCACGACCGGACCGAGGAAATCGCCCGCGAATGGCTGGCCCGCGCCGGCAACCGCTGGCGTCCCTTCCTCACAGTGGCATCGTATCAGGCCCTGCGCGAAGATCCCGAAGGTCCGCTCAGCGATGACCTCAAGAAAGCGGCCATTGCCGTGGAGTGCTTCCACAAAGCCTCCCTCGTTCACGATGATATCGAGGACAACGATGCCCAGCGCTACGGAGAAGCCACCCTCCATGCGGAGCACGGCATGCCAGTGGCCCTGAACGTGGGCGACCTCCTCATCGGCGAAGGATACCGCCTGCTGGCCGACTCCAACGTCCGTGCGGACTACCGCACAGCCATGCTGAAGATCGCTGCGGAAGGCCAGCGCGAGCTCTGCCGTGGCCAGGGTGCCGAGCTCCTCTGGAACAATCATCCCGTGGCGCTGAGCAGCACCCAGGTGCTGGAGATCTTCCGCAGCAAGACCGCACCGGCCTTTGAAGTGGCCCTCAAGATCGGCGCTGCCCTCAGCGGCCGTCTCGATGAAGTGGAAGAGGCTCTTCATGAGTACAGCGAGGCTCTCGGCATCGCCTACCAGATCCATGACGACCTTGATGATCTGGGCGACGACTCTGCCACGGACAACACTGTCGCCATCCGCCCCAGCATCGTGCTGGCCCTCATCCGCGAGCGCGGCAAGGGAGAGATCAAAGACACCATGGAGAGGCTCTGGAATGGCGAGCTCAAGGAATCTCCTGACAAGGCCACGATCCGCGCCTGGGCAGAATCCAGCACCGCCCATGAGAAGGCCATGCTCCTGCTGGAGAGCTACAAGGAACAGGCCGTACGCAGCCTTCAAGGCGTGGACAACGCCAACCTCAAGGGGCTCCTCCGTCGGGTGATCGGCAAGATCTTCAACGACCTGGAGATCAAAGGCTGGTGCCGCGAGTTCGAGGTGAAGAATGCCACGACCGAGGCCAAGGAGGCGGGTGCGGTTGCGACACCTGCTCCTGAGCCCGCCCCTGCCGCCTGATGCCTCGGACGTCAGCCTTTTCTCTTTGCCATATCAGCCGCTGCCCTTACGTGTAGTGTCATGCACACGCGTAAGTGGCTTCGTCTCGTCTTGGGCGCAGGTCTTGTGGCCCTGCAATTTGCGACTCCTGTCCTCGGCAACGGGGGAGGCTACGTCAAAGGTCTGGCCTCCAGCGGGGCTTTCAAACCGCTGAACATTGAGCAGGTCCAGATGTTGTCTGAGAAACTCGACATCGATCTGCACATCGAGCACGCCGAGATTCGCATCGAGTACGTCCTGCACAATCCCGGTCCCAAGGTCACGGTGGAAGCGGGGTTCCCCTCAGCGATCGCTGTGGATCCCTACGGCGAGGTGGATGCGGAGCCCATGACGATGAAACGGCTCGCGACCAAGCTGCCCCTGGAGGCGTTTGAACTGAAAGCCGACAGCAAGTCGGTGAAAACCACCATCAAGCCCGACGACCTGAAGCTCGATTCAGTGGA contains these protein-coding regions:
- a CDS encoding polyprenyl synthetase family protein; the encoded protein is MSTVAVRSAQLPPAVPITVRRFRQPKKNIPQTKVERDHILGTIRKYLETAKLVPPAPLDEMRYHAEKIVADNNFNPIYRDYIGVLLSNELWRETLATIPYEKRLLLMPKCLRVESKCPAPFDEFGLLCKQCGLCTIQDFQNEAEKLGYAVLVAEGSAIVMSLIQTGKIEAIVGISCLPVLERTFPYVEAAAIPAVAVPLLQDDCIDTTVDIDWVWDYIHLTSEDKTRRLNLNKLHEDVREWFTRESLDALLGKPHDRTEEIAREWLARAGNRWRPFLTVASYQALREDPEGPLSDDLKKAAIAVECFHKASLVHDDIEDNDAQRYGEATLHAEHGMPVALNVGDLLIGEGYRLLADSNVRADYRTAMLKIAAEGQRELCRGQGAELLWNNHPVALSSTQVLEIFRSKTAPAFEVALKIGAALSGRLDEVEEALHEYSEALGIAYQIHDDLDDLGDDSATDNTVAIRPSIVLALIRERGKGEIKDTMERLWNGELKESPDKATIRAWAESSTAHEKAMLLLESYKEQAVRSLQGVDNANLKGLLRRVIGKIFNDLEIKGWCREFEVKNATTEAKEAGAVATPAPEPAPAA